The stretch of DNA AAGAGTAGTTGCCAGACTTGGTATATAGCAGCCGGTGATGGTAGTCATGAAAATCAGCCCTGGTAGCCAACGAAGAACAGGTTTACAGTTGATAGATACTAAGAACAAAAGGTAATGAAAACAAAAGTTATTTACGAACCCCCCATATACAGGCAAGAAGTTTGAGAGACTCCATGGGAAATGATAACCACAATGTGCTTCAACTGTCTCAAGGACTCTAAGTACCATCCATAGCCATAGTGTAATCAGATGGGGACCAGTGACTGCAGGACCAATTATTGTAGCAAATCCAAGGAAGAGAATCTCAGCCGGGTGAGCATATTCAGAAGTCAATCCAAATGGTGTTGCATACCTGTGAtcgaaaaattaaaatagcaaCAACTTGGATAGAAAAATGTAAGATGTGAATGGAAAGCAATTTAAAACCAGCGCTCTCTACATACTCATGATGGACACTGTGAACATGCTTGTACAgccatttagtatgtaaaatccTATGCCCCCAATAGAATACAAAGTCCTCCACGATGAAGTAGAATATTATTTGAGTTGAAATAACTTTCCTGCAAAAATATAATAGAAGGTTCacagtacataatatataaagtATGCAAagtgtatacatacatataaaagagtaaaagaAATAGAACTATCAGGCAACAGTGGGAAAACTGAATTGTGCTATGTCTGTTCAACTATGTTTTAGTTCAGAAAGAGCTCGTAAATACCAGGATGGCAAAGGAAGACTACTTCGCATTCCCATGTATCTAAAGACAGGATAGGATAAAACCATTACAGGGAGATTAACGCAAAAATGATACAGTAACAGGCGAGTGATGCATTTCTCCTGAGCTGCAGTCGTATTATTTTTTGTCTGCACCAAACATGAGGTCATAAAGTTAAACAACTTTCAAATCCATACGTCTAAGTGACAATTTATCTTGGACAAAGAATGTGGCTTTCCCTTTTGGTAATTAAAACAACATGAGCTTTGAAAAGGTCAagctttgtaaaaaaaatgccATGCCAGCTGATAGAAACATAGAGAAGTCCACTGAAATAGTTACTGGCATCGCATAGAATATGAAGACACCTAGAAATAGAGATGTCAACAGGGTGGGGGGATATGCCCCGTCCCCACCACTGACTTTCTCCTCCATTCCTCGTCCCCACCCGTCCCCAATAtcttaaaaaatgaataaatacacacatgcacacagCATTCAATGAGAACTTTCCCtctataattaattttgtaaagaggatttctcaacaaaatgtCAGAATAACCATTGGTTAGTTTGAGACATGAAACAGTGccaatttctttaaattttatcaCATGAATGCACATGACAAGTCCTATCACCACAAATCCATGATAAGATTTCCTAtccttaaaaacaaaaataaaaagaaacgcAAGACACTTAGATAGCACACTTTGGAATGTTTATCAATTTGAAGATGGGTTATTGGTGTCTCCCTATTTTCACAGCCTAGCTGTGAAACGGTTTGGGGTTAGTACTCCCTGGCTTTAGGTTTCCTCTCTCCTTTGTAGTATTTTGTTGAGATAAATTAAAACCACCCAACACCCTCTTTGGAGGATGGGTTGAAAAAAAAACCAAGGTGAGGAAAACAAATAGTTGTCATCCTGTTaaatcacaaaaataaaatacggagtataaaagtAACACTCACCTGAATTTTGTACTTGCTCAGCCTTCCTGACCTTTCAAAATATATGAAGGGAAGCCCAGACAAGAAAAAGACACTTTCATGAAGAAAGAAACTTCCAAGGGAAGCCAACTGGAAGTCACTAAAATGAGTAATAAGGTACTGCATAATCAAGAAAAGAAATTCTTTGAATGGGCATTAGACATTTGATAGTAATATAGGCAAATAAATGTCTAGACTACAAAAAGACCTGTacataaacaaaaatagaaattacaCTGCTTATTCCTTTTACCTATTTCTTCTAAATTTTTTTCACTGGAACTACAAGTAACAGGCTACCCCAATGCTAATCAACAAATTTGATCATAAATAAATCCTCAACAAGACAAATATCATCTCACTGTTGAAAAactaacaataatttttgttttaggcAAAATTAAGTGGGTTCAGGATCTAGGTCCTTCAGTAAAAAATCTACAGAGTTTTTATGTTATGATgaagtatattatatatcataatCCACAAAGCAATGAAATCTAAAGGCACAATTGAAAAGCATTCTAATTCTCAATCTGTTTTCACATATTCCTGTCCCAAAATTGAGTTCCTGATCATCTGTCCTTTTCTTATAGTTCTGCTTAACTTCCATTAATGATAGGAATGGAATGCGTGCAATCAAAGGAAAGAATAAAGTAATAATGATTCAAACTGAAGACAACTTTAGAATCGCATCATTAGTAGCTGGTCAACGACACAAATTGCATCATTAATTTTTAATCAATGATGAGATGTCACATGGCCATAAAAATTCACATCACAACTACTTGTTTTTAACACATTATGCATGAAGAAGGAAAAACATTTTCAAAGCAAAAAacgaaactatatatataaacaaaagacCAAAATCTATCAGTACACATACAAAACTTCGCGAAACATCAACTTCGTATCGATAAATCGGCTACGGAAGCTTCTAAAACTCGCTTTCACTCCCACtttcatattgcatttataGGAAATCCAGCAGGCAAATCATACAGTTCAAAACCAAAAAGCGTTAAAAGCAGACGATACAAACAATGCCGCTATCTGCGAGTTAAGCAGATCCAAGAGTCGCAGCGATTGAATGCCGCAAAAGAGAATCAGATAAAAACCGAATGCGGAGCGATATAACACTTCATCGGAGCGTTAGAGAAGCAGAAAACTCACCGACCAAGCAGATTCGATCATCGAGGCCATGCCGAACGGCGAGGATTCACTCGATCTCAACGCGAtagtgagagagaaagagagagggagggagcgtcagagagagaggggagagagagaaagaaaagaacTACGGAGATAGAAAGGGGTCCATGAGTCCATAAGACCGAACAGAGTGTCAGGGGAATCTGCGCTCAATGGCCTCTTATATATGTCCAGTATATGATGCAGAAGGAAGGATTACATAATATTTGTACCCGCATTTCACTGGAACTCCATCACCCTTTTAATAAAtcctacctttttttttttaccacgaATATACtacaaataaatcaataatacaccagaaaaaaatattaatatccaTATAACAAAATTACTCTCCGttccattttgtttgtctagttcaattaacgagacttgactgaaattatttttaatttaatttattataatattaaatttagtatcagtttatacaatttatataattagaaactacatcaaaagtactattaaacgcaaaaataaatttaaaaataattaaaaattactaaaaaaaaaaaagcaatgaagaaagagttagtttgatcaatgaatagtaaacatgacatgCAAAACGAGACAAAGGTAATATATACTATGATtatcaagaataaaaataaaataaaaatatgtgtgataaaattaaaatacatattaCGTATATGGTTCagagacaattttttttttgaaacattcaTAATTCTTGACAAGTTATAATATCTATTCTATCTATTTATTATTacgattattattaatattcttttttttttttttagagttgaATTGCTGTTGAATTTAAAGAGTTATTCCGAGTATTGTTTTACTTGTAAAATTTGAATCCAAAGGGGACTCAACTTGTAAATGGATTGAAGTAGTAGATATACTTTTCAATAATGTTAGATTGTGCTTTTGGAataatttgtattaaattttgtttcaaataatataattttatcatatctAATCTCTAACTAACTTATAAGAATAAATGTAAGTTATATCTCtaaggggcgtttggttcacggaatattGGATTACTCCAGGTAATAGGATTATTTCCAGAAAGGTAATGTAAGATTTTGGGAATATAAGATTaccttatgtgtttggtttggattgtggaatataatgttactttgtttggttaagggttatattttaggttatatgtatcaatttactataatgtcctctatatatatatatatataaacacatatttattttatatatgttgttgtgttattattattattattattattattattattattattattattattattattattattattattattattattatataaggattagttaacaagggcaaaattggaataattcaaggtaatctaagattacctaaaaaaaacgggggtaatcacattaccttgaaacattactGCCACATCAATTTTGAgttaatataacattaccaggttgaaccaaacaaggtaatataacattac from Ipomoea triloba cultivar NCNSP0323 chromosome 7, ASM357664v1 encodes:
- the LOC116024961 gene encoding methylsterol monooxygenase 2-2-like isoform X1 — its product is MASMIESAWSYLITHFSDFQLASLGSFFLHESVFFLSGLPFIYFERSGRLSKYKIQTKNNTTAAQEKCITRLLLYHFCVNLPVMVLSYPVFRYMGMRSSLPLPSWKVISTQIIFYFIVEDFVFYWGHRILHTKWLYKHVHSVHHEYATPFGLTSEYAHPAEILFLGFATIIGPAVTGPHLITLWLWMVLRVLETVEAHCGYHFPWSLSNFLPVYGGADFHDYHHRLLYTKSGNYSSTFIYMDWIFGTDKGYRKLKALQGSGNEADKKEIEK
- the LOC116024961 gene encoding methylsterol monooxygenase 2-2-like isoform X2, giving the protein MASMIESAWSLASLGSFFLHESVFFLSGLPFIYFERSGRLSKYKIQTKNNTTAAQEKCITRLLLYHFCVNLPVMVLSYPVFRYMGMRSSLPLPSWKVISTQIIFYFIVEDFVFYWGHRILHTKWLYKHVHSVHHEYATPFGLTSEYAHPAEILFLGFATIIGPAVTGPHLITLWLWMVLRVLETVEAHCGYHFPWSLSNFLPVYGGADFHDYHHRLLYTKSGNYSSTFIYMDWIFGTDKGYRKLKALQGSGNEADKKEIEK